Sequence from the Procambarus clarkii isolate CNS0578487 chromosome 2, FALCON_Pclarkii_2.0, whole genome shotgun sequence genome:
CCTTCTGAGACAACAGCCGATCGGATTTTTTGATAATCGCCCTTCAGAGTCTCCTGTACAAGCAAATGTGAAGACAGTCTTATAATAATTCCTAAATTAACTGAGAAAAATGTAGCTGTTTCTCTAAAAAGCAAGTTTAGCGTTTAACAAAATGCagatttaatatataaatattaaaaaacaatatacaaatatttaataattgaatatttagtatataaatatttaaatactTTTAGAAAAATATTTGAAACAATATAATGAAGAATTTGTAGTCATATACTTATGAAGAGAAAATGGCTTGTGTAATTTTTGGGACAAAAACACATACAAGTTTCACACATAACACGTTTCGCAACAAAAACACATaaatcctatttactgctaggtgaataggtgtatcagggtgaaagaagctgtctatttgtttccgcctccaccggggatcgaacccagaaccttaggactacgaatcacatgcgctgtccactcagctgtcaggctcctcCTGACAGTCACTATTAGTCACTATCAACAATTTTGTATTTGTAATAGATATTACTACAAAAAATATATGTTGATCAAAAGTTGTTAACAAAGTTGGCTTCATACCCACCTTCCACGCGGTATATTCCTGTTGCTTATAAGCGGTCTCAAATTTGACCCGTACAGGAGACGCAAGCTTTACGCGTTTCATCCAAATGACATCGTTCTCCTGGTGAACGTCGCCGCCCGCAGCTATACTGGCCACGATATCATTGGGTGCTTGGTAACCCAGCTTTGTGGTGAAAACCATCTCAGTATGATGCTTCTTGGTCTTTATTTGGATGAAGGCAGGTTTACAGAGCTTGGAGTGAATGTCATAAGTGCCAAGAGGAGAAATGTGAGCCACAGCCTTGACCTTGTGGCCGTTACACTCTGCATCTTCCTCACGCTGCATCGTTCCAGCGATGTCCACCACGGGAACTCCAGCGTTAATCACACGGAAGGCCATTGTTGCATCTCTAGGGGAGACCCGGTCGTATATGGCCGACACCTGGAAGGTTACCGGGGAGGAGGGAGACTCCTGGAACTGGACGTCGAAGCCAGTCGTGTGGTTAGCATAGGCTGCCATTACGGTGACCTTGGGATGAACCTTCAGCACCTGCAAGAATCATATATTGATCAAAGCTGTTAAAGAAGCATTCATgtgaatattattcaatacagtTCTCATTTCATACAACAGAAGACCATAACCTACCCTAGTACGTAAAGATGCTTCAATCTGGACAGTATGTTCGGCGGTGAGGGTTGACTGCAGGGTGCCTGTAATCTTGTCTGCTGTGTCTGGGAACATGTCTAGTTCAATGGAGCCTCTGAAGCTCTCTCCGCTGCCGGAGCGTTGAAGTTCAAATCGCATGTCCCTATGACCTGGGCGACTAAAGCTGCCTTCGAACTTGGACGATTCGTCAGAGTTGTTTTCGGAGGATGTAGCGATCTGGTATTTGTCTTCACTCTGGTCCCTGTTAGGATAGAACTTGAGACTTGACCGTGAAGAAGAGAACTCTGCCTCACCCTCCATGGAGCGGAATGGAGATCTGTAGAGCAGGGAGTAGGTGTCGGGTGAGGGGTTTTCATAGCGGTAACGGTAAGACTCTCGACCGGGATGTTCCCTTGTGTTGTCATTATCTTTGCTAGGCTTGTCTTGATCGTTTCTCTCGTTGTCGTAATCGTTTCTCTCATTGTCGTAATCGTTTCCTACCTTTCTCAACTTAAGCGTTCCATCCTGAGGTTCATTTCTTTCGTAATCAAAGTCGGATGATCTATACTCAGGTTCGTTTCTAAACTTCTTATTTAGCTGTCTTCGCATTCTCTGGTAATGCTGTCTAGAAGGACGTTCGTCCATGTTGTTGACATAATCTCTCCCTTCGCTACTCTGGAAATTAGCTCTATCCGAATATTCGTCCGGGTAATTTTCATAGTCTTCACCTTGGTGTCCTTTGTCAGGTCTATCCACATTTTCGTCCGTATTACTGTCATAGTCTTTTTCTTCGTTACTCTGCTTACCTCCTCTAACCGGATGTTCATTGATGGGCTTTATTCCTTCAACCATCCTACGCACGGTCTTTATTACGTCACGGACAGCTGTCATATCTATCGAAGAATCAAAGGATTtgacgcggcatactctaagactggcctcacgtaggcagtgtaaagcgccctaaatgcctccttacttaggtatctgaatgatgttctaacttttgccagtgttgagtacgctgctgtcgttatcctatttatatgtgcctcagaagATAGATTGGGTGTTACGTCcatacccaggtctctttcgcacgTCGTCactggtaggctgttccccttcattgcgtactgtccctttggtctcctatctcctagtcccatttccataactttacatttcctcgtgttgaattccagtagccatttctctggccatctctgcaacctgttcagatcctcttggaggatcctgcaatcctcatctgtcacaactcttctcatcaactttgcgtcatccgcaaacatcgacatgtaggactctacgcctgtaaacatgtcgttaacatatacaagaaatagaattggtcccagcaccgatccttgtggtactccacttgttactgttcgccagtccgacttctcgccccttaccgtaactctttggctccttcctgttaggtagttccttatccatgctaggacctttcctcccccacccacgcctgcctctcgagcttgaacagcagtctcatgtgcggtactgtatcaaaggctttttggcagtccagaaatatgcagtctgcccaaccatctttgtcctgtcttatcctcgttattttatcatagaattccaggtttgttaggcacgatttccctgtccagaacccatgttgatggttgttcacaaacctaatgttctccaggtgtgcaaccagtcgtagcctaattattctttccagtattttacaggggatgcttgtcagtgatacaggtccatagttaagtgcctcctccctatcacctttcatgaagatcggcacgacatttgccttcttccagcaactggtcaATTCTccggacataagtgactcattaaagatcattgccagaggcatgttgagggcctgcgctgcttcttttagtatccacggtgatactttgtctggtccaactgctttagttgcatctagagttgtcaactgtttcattacctcctctgctgtcacctctatatcttatagtctttcatctagggtaaccccttccaacaatgggagctgctcaggctcggtagtgaacactccatggaaactggcattcagtgcctcgcagatttccttgtcactttcagtatatgcccccctctgtcttccttagtcttgtcacttggtcgttcaccgacattttgcttcttatatgactgtgaagtaacttaggttgttttttcgctttgattgcaatatcgttctcatagtccctttccgatgttcgtcttatgttaatgtaatcgttcctagctctgttgcatctgatcctattgtcctctgtcctttgtcttctgtacttcctccactcccacctgctggccatttttgcttcctgacactgtctattaaaccatgggttattatattccttcttattttttccctttactcttggtataaatctctcttcggcctcctggcatctctgtatgactaggtccatcatatcttggcctgtttttcctctaatttcttcctcccactgcacttcaaccagatagtcccttatcctcttatagtctcctttcctgtagtcaactctccttttccagatctcttgtcccatggtcataagtttgaattccatcatgtagtcaaagactaggacacaatggtcactggcctgtagaggtatttcatgctctaaattctcgatatcttctacgttctgggtgaaaatcaggtctaataggctcggtgcatctcctcctctttcccttgtgtcttccttcacatgttgtgtcaggaaattcctgtctataacatctactaattttgctccccacgtttcgtcccctccatggggattccttgattcccaatttatctctccatgatttaggtcccccatgatcagcagcttcgctctcattctgtgggctagtgttgctgccttctgcagttcatctatacatgccttgttgttgtcatcatactcctgcctgggtcttctactgtttggtgggggattgtagattaccaagatcacaatcttcctcccatctactgtcagagttccatgtatgaagcttgtacactcattggtaacccgatttcccaggtcttcaaacttccatttccgctttattaggagtgccactccccctccccgtctctgtgtcctctcttttcgtatcacctggtacccttcaggaaagattgcatttgtgatcatgtcattaattttagtttccacaattgcaactatgtcaggatctgcttcactcactctttcttttatctcttctgctttattagataccccatcagcattggtgtaccaaaccttgagattcttcatggaaactcttgtaccagagttctccctttctctgggggtctggggggatctgggggggtgtctgggggtgactgggggcaggggggacctgggggatctggggggtgtttgggggatgactgggggtggggaggatccgggggatgtccgggggggatccggggggggggtggtccgggggtgtatggggggggtgaaagaggtcgggaggggtgcttggggggctaatgggggctgggcttctaggaaggtaggtagcagggtctggggtagggcctgggtaggtaggtctggagtaggaagggcatactgggtctgaagattagggagggtctgataggcatagaggggttgggagatagcgtaaggttgggagtcagatagaggttgggagggggaaggatagaggaggtgggggaacctcccaccccccttgcAAGGGTGggaggtcacatggaaggagaggggatgaggaggggtgagggctgggtaggttttgggggttgaggggatgagggctaggtaggttttgggggttgaggggatgagggctgggtggatttttggggttgaggggatgagggctgggtgggttttgggggttgaggggatgagggctggacgggttttgggggatgaggtgatgagggggtccttggaatgtgggatgaatttgactgcagtggggtcagaggggtcaagggaggtgttggggagataagctagggcagggagggctgatttggggagggagtgacctgagaagcaggtgtgagctggttagcatggggtggattagcattggggtgtgtagctacgctcaaatgggaagagttgtattgttgtttgcttgctctgtgggctatctgctcctccttcgtcatgaatttgtcaatatatacgttgtagtgtgtgtgtgtgtgtgtgtgtgtgtgtgtgtgtgtgtgtgtgtgtgtgtgtgtgtgtgtgtgtgtgtgtgtgtgtgtgtgtgtttgtgtgtgtgtgtgtgtactaacctagttgtgctttcgggggttgagctttggttctttgttccgcctctcaaccgtcaaacagattcctcagcctactaggctccatcatatctacatttggaactgtgtatggagtcagccttcaccacatcacttcctagtgcattccatttaataactactctgacactgaaaaagtttgttCTAaggtatctgtggctcatttgagtactcagttttcacctgtgtcacccatgttaaataatccatctcagtctaccctgtcaattcccttgagaatctttccgagctcttctgtcttccactgaCGTGAGTTGCAGTTCCCTCACCCTTTCCTTGTATCtcctgcctcttagttctgggactagcctagtggcatacctctgaacattttccacTTTCATCTTGTGCtttacaaggtacgggctccatgccggagccgcatactccaggattggccataCATTGGTGTGATACAGGGTTGTGAAATATTCGTTACACAATTTTCAGaagacagttctgatgttagctagcctcgcatacGCGGctgatgtttatgtgtgtgtgttgcagtgtgtttcAATGTGTTTCAgtaggtttgtgtgtgagtgtgtgcgtgtgtgattgCGAGTGCGTGCATTTTTATGTACTTGAATTTGTGTGCCTTCTGTTTgcagtggggaaggggggggggggggattgtggagATCTAGGGTATTAGCAGCTTTTTCCTGTTCCCTAGTGAGCCCATGAGTGATATCCTTGACTCCTGTCTATTCTCAAGATTACTATACTATTgttgaatggaatgcattagtagccatgatttattatataaaccttgcacactgttgaaGACATCTGAGAGGCACTTACCACAGTGAGGTACCGCTTCACAAGCAGAGCTAGGCACAGCTACTTCTCAGGAAGTAGCAAGATGTACTAGCCGACtgagagaggaaaagagcagtaaTCGTAGTAGGTATTAAGGAGCAAATAGCGACCAGTTAAGGGGAGAGGAAAGATATGGACAAAGTCCCAGTTAAAGAGATCCTTGAAGGGTTACAGATTGAGAGGGAATaacagaatatagaaaaggtATTCAggcttggccagtacaacaaggaTAGAGACTGATTGATGAAAGTGGTTTTCAAAAGCAAGGACACAAAAGAAGAAATttttagcaaggaagagcagCCTATTcaatgtaacaaagttcaaaatggtattcctgcagagggatatggccAGGGAGGAGAGATTGAGGGCAGCAGTGAGGAAGAAGCTCATGGGGAGAGATACAGGAATATGGGAACCACAGCCCAGAACCCCTtcgatcccagaggggagtggggaaccctccacaggcaGTTCAACAGCCCCGGTGGGAGGAGGATCAAACCCACCTCCCACTTAATAGAAGGCCTTCCTGCCCCAGCCCCCTGCAAGCCACCCACCAAGAGGCCACCTAGACCACCCTCCCTCCACTTCCCCCTCTCCTCAAGACCTCCCTTCTCCACGACCCCCAAAGTCCTCCCTATTCCCCtaagatttactataaaaccagaaaaccggccagcctactcatgagaaactctccagacacaaagcagaacgctctaatagagaccaacgtcgtctatgccttcaaatgccctcttggggactgtaagcctcaaaaaactctgtatataggcaagacaacaacatctctttccaggcgtttaacgatgcataagcaacagggctccattaaggaacatataatctcttcccacaaccaaaccatcaccagagaaatcttagcaaacaacacagaaatcatagatagatacagcgatagcaggcggcttgacatctgtgaggcactacacatcaagaagtcaacaccagcaatcaacagccaattaatgcacaactatattctacccacttcaagactccgctccaatatagaagcatcaagaaatatgggccaatacgccctttgcaattacttccattcttaccttcaatacccattatttcgtgttcagtcttgtgttgaaagtttgttttcacctcatccaaaactgctgtatgatatcacctcacccaaatgcaggtataaaaaatcgaagatgtttaagctctattcagttatagtttagttgtgtgtgtttaaactaaagtctttgaaaatgtaataagttttacgaaaacgcgctcaagtgtcgcgtcagactagaaataaaaattaattttggagaattcatttttcaaataccatcaacagtgaaaagaaacttaagaaagatcgagaaaattcgtgttagaattattaatcttacttttttggtcatatttaataatatatatatataaatatatatatatatatatatatatatatatatatatatttatatatatatatatatatattatatatatatatatatatatatatatatatatatatatatatatatatatatatattatatatatatattatatatatatatatatatatatatatatatatatataggggggtaccaccactggtgcaattatagggacccacagcctcagagaagggaacacagagcattcagggaaaaacttgccatttaactctgaatacgtaagagtgttcgcttctcctaccacccccctttttttatggtgtacactttattatgcaaggttatacagttacatatctgattttatacaaaaaattaacattaagaggacacaaaaaaaagttcgcttcctagaggctgtagatttcctcgaactcctccgacgctgggcatgaaccgaggatgcagtgagcattccccctctggatcgcgacactgaggcgctgaaagagaaaacttgctgctctagggtctcttgtggtgtcaatgagcttggaatcaagatccttaagaaaccttcttgcactctgtccccatgggcctagggtctcagaccctattggaacgaagttgtaccgatgatctaattgcctgtacttggctgacttgtctctttctctgcgtgtcgccgcggctcctgctgtgccggcagagaggttgatgtatgtggttgccagggtggatacacaagtatagtcccatgccaactgtctgccacccttccacggtcgcagtgtgattccgtctggtcggccggtcaagctaacagagtcacggttcagtaggttgcggggctctctctccgctggacactgagcagaggcaaggcttcttttaatgatgtcattgacttcgtcgtgtctagtgtgccaaccaccagattttccacagtgcaggccatgcagtccatattcgtcagcatctgcctcgccgcaaatacacctatgtacagtgtggataggggcagcaagacggatagcgactgcaatacggagctcctgcggatcaagacgtgtgcctgtcgcagacatagggactgccaaaaggaagtcccctgcatgggaagcctgcacagctgtgaggcgtgcacgatcactgggggttgttgctgactccagcaaagctgtggcttctttgtctacaatggggctgtcccaactggattgtttctttgctttcggcatggctggtctgagttctgggtctgccatggcaccccatttcgtgtcgcattccgtgtagtgggggtcctgtattcccgctacatcactcagggtgtcaggtagaatttccttaaccaggtcatctgatgctgaggaggaagacaagaaggctgggacagcaatttgggtagcagtgcggaGTACTGCTACCCAAGTAGCATTTGCTACTTGGAGTATTTGCCCAGTAGTATTTGCTACTAGTGCGGAGTACAGTACGGAgtactgcaatatatatatatatatatatatatatatatatatatatatatatatatatatatatatatatatatataaatatatataatatactgttcAAGATAACatgagattttaagggttgacgaatgttaatctttttgtttgatgaactgttcacttgagacagttaaactAAGCACACGTCGATATATAAGAAAACAAAGTCTTAAGAATGTTTCACACCTCAATcaagcaacatttacaatttatatcaattattttagggaataatacataaattttatatttaaacttgatattagtgtttagtgtaatacataaggagTATTAGCCTTTAAATCTCATTCactatttattaatgaattttacaaaaaagaccataaattttatattttaaaatttaataactatttgtaatacattaggaacaaaatagttttaGAAAAAACGTATATTATTGAAGATATATGCTTAGATTTTtgcagtaaaagtttctcaaatgctCTTCTACACCATTCTCAAGACAAGTTATTCGTTCACTTAAGGGACCACGAAAATGAAAGTTttcaaaacgttttgtgttttgtgttggCGGTCAAGTGCCGTTTTATTCAAGTGGCGCCCAAGTCAATTGGCGTCCACGTGGCGCCCACGTCAAATGGTGCCCAAGTCTAATGGGGCCCTAGTCAAGTGGCACCCAAGTGGCACCCAAGTCAAGTGGCACCCAAGTCAAGTGGCGCCCAAGTCAAGTGGGGCCCAAGTCAAGTGGCACCCAAGTGGCACCCAAGTCAAGTGGCACCCAAGTCAAGTGGGGCCCAAGTCAAGTGGCACCCAAGTGGCACCCAAGTCAAGTGGCACCCAAGTCAAGTGGCACCCAAGTCAAGTGGCACCCAAGTCAAGTGGCGCCCAAGTCAAGTGGGGCCCAAGTCAAGTGGCACCCAAGTGGCACCCAAGTCAAGTGGCACCCAAGTCAAGTGGGGCCCAAGTCAAGTGGCACCCAAGTGGCACCCAAGTCAAGTGGCACCCAAGTCAAGTGGCGCCCAAGTCAAGTGGCGCCCAAGTCAAGTGGCACCCAAGTGGGGCCCAAGTCAAGTGGCGCCCAAGTCAAGTGGCACCCAAGTCAAGTGGCACCCAAGTCAAGTGGCACCCAAGTCAAGTGGCACCCAAGTCAAGTGGCGCCCAAGTCAAGTGGCACCCAAGTCAAGTGGCACCCAAGTCAAGTGTCGTCCAAGTCAAGTGGGGCCCAAGTCAAGTGGCGCCCAAGTCAAGTGTCGTCCAAGTCAAGTGTCGTCCAAGTCAAGTGTCGTCCAAGTCAAGTGTCGTCCAAGTCAAGTGTCGTCCAAGTCAAGTGTCGTCCAAGTCAAGTGTCGTCCAAGTCAAGTGTCGTCCAAGTCAAGTGTCGTCCAAGTCAAGTGTCGTCCAAGTCAAGTGGCACCCAAGTCAAGTGTCGTCCAAGTCAAGTGGCACCCAAGTCAAGTGTCGTCCAAGTCAAGTGGCACCCAAGTCAAGTGTCGTCCAAGTCAAGTGGCACCCAAGTCAAGTGTCGTCCAAGTCAAGTGGCGCCCAAGTCAAGTGTCGTCCAAGTCAAGTGGCACCCAAGTCAAGTGTCGTCCAAGTATAGTGTTGTCCAAGTCAAGTGTCGTCCAAGTATAGTGTTGTCCAAGTCAAGTGTCGTCCAAGTCAAGTGTCGTCCAAGTCTAGTGTCGTCCAAGTCAAGTGTCGTCCAAGTCAAGTGTCGTCCAAGTCAAGTGTCGTCCAAGTCAAGTGTCGTCCAAGTCTAGTGTCGTCCAAGTCAAGTGTCGTCCAAGTCTAGTGTTGTCCAAGTCAAGTGTCGTCCAAGTCTAGTGTTGTCCAAGTCAAGTGTCGTCCAAGTCAAGTGTCGTCCAAGTCAAGTGTCGTCCAAGTCAAGTGTCGTCCAAGTCAAGTGTCGTCCAAGTCAAGTGTCGTCCAAGTCTAGTGTCGTCCAAGTCAAGTGTCGTCCAAGTCTAGTGTCGTCCAAGTCAAGTGTCGTCCAAGTCAAGTGTCGTCCAAGTCAAGTGTCGTCCAAGTCAAGTGTCGTCCAAGTCTAGTGTCGTCCAAGTCAAGTGTCGTCCAAGTCTAGTGTCGTCCAAGTCAAGTGTCGTCCAAGTCAAGTGTCGTCCAAGTCTAGTGTCGTCCAAGTCAAGTGTCGTCCAAGTCTAGTGTCGTCCAAGTCAAGTGTGTCGAGTCCAAGTGTCGAAGTAGTGTCGTCCAAGTCAAGTGTCGTCCAAGTCAAGTGTCGTCCAAGTCTAGTGTCGTCCAAGTCAAGTGTCGTCCAAGTCTAGTGTCGTCCAAGTCTAGTGTCGTCCAAGTCAAGTGTCGTCCAAGTCTAGTGTCGTCCAAGTCAAGTGCGTCCAAGTCATGCGTCCAAGTCTAGTGTCGTCCAAGTCAGTGTCGGCCAAGTCTAGTGTCGTCCAGTCAGTGTCGTCCAAGTCTAGTGTCGTCCAAGTCCAAGTCAAGTGCGTCGTCAGTAAGTCTGCATCACTGCTCTGCGTGACATACCCTAGATACTCCACTCCTAAGGAAAATGCTCTAGTTGGATTCCTCAAACACACTCTAATAGGAACAAGCACTAATAGGATCCCTCAAACACGCATTAATTGGAACATACCATAATTAGAGAACAACTAATAGTAACTGTTATCATCCACTGGCAGTAAGGTACTATTTCTCAAGATATTCCAAAAAATAAGATattcgcagtctccgtggtgtagtggtaagacactcgcctggcgttccgcgagcgctatgtcatgggttcgtatcctggcggggaggatttactgggcgcattccttaactgtagcctctgtttaactcaacagtaaaatgtgtacttggttgtaacaacgattcttcgcggcaggggatcgtattccagggacctgcccgaaacgctacgtgtactagtggctgtacaagaatgtaacaactcttgtatatatctcaaaagaacaaaaaaaaaaaaaaaaaaatggccaaGCCCCGCAACCAATCAAATACAAAACAATGTATAATATTAATAGACTGCCCTGAACAAGAGCAACATGAATAATGGAAAATTCCACGTAAAAATATTCTCCACCTGTGCAGAATAAACAATAAAAAAGGTGTGACAGATAATTACTTAACAAAGAACCAGTAAATTAATATTCCAAATAATGCAGGACTGATAGCAATGGCACCACCAAATTAATATAACAGAATAAAAAGGTTATTATAACAC
This genomic interval carries:
- the LOC138366625 gene encoding seminal vesicle secretory protein 2-like, translated to MVPKSNGALVKWHPSGTQVKWHPSQVAPKSSGAQVKWHPSGTQVKWHPSQVGPKSSGTQVAPKSSGTQVKWHPSQVAPKSSGAQVKWGPSQVAPKWHPSQVAPKSSGAQVKWHPSGTQVKWHPSQVAPKSSGAQVKWHPSGAQVKWRPSQVAPKSSGTQVKWHPSQVAPKSSGAQVKWHPSQVAPKSSVVQVKWGPSQVAPKSSVVQVKCRPSQVSSKSSVVQVKCRPSQVSSKSSVVQVKCRPSQVSSKSSVVQVKWHPSQVSSKSSGTQVKCRPSQVAPKSSVVQVKWHPSQVSSKSSGAQVKCRPSQVAPKSSVVQV